The Vibrio tarriae genome includes the window CTCACTCCGTTTGCTAAGCAGAGCATTAAACGGTTACTTAAACGTTTCCAATACAGCCAGAAGGCAGCCAAAATCACCTCATTGAGTATGCGGCATGCCTTCTTAGAGCTGACCGACAAGAATGATCTGCACTGCTTGTTTAATTTCAACGGCAAGGAGCAGGAATTTACCTTGGTCGCCAACCATCCTGTGCAGTGGTATGACTATTGGAGTGGTGAGTTGCTGAGCAGTGAGCCAAGCAAATTGTTAGTGGTAAATCTGGCGAAGGGGTTACAGAGCCGAGCCATTTTGACAGTAGGTTAGCTTCAAGCAAGTAGGAAGGGTACATCAACTAAAACTAAGGGGCTGATTGCCCCTTAGTCTTTCAATTATATTTCAAATAGCCAAAAGTAGCCGTAGCCCACTATCGCTGCGGGAATGGAAGAATAAAGTGTTGCCATTAATGCGGCTTTCGGTGCTAACGCGATGGCGGGGAATAGCGCATCGCCATCGTTCGAAATGGCATTCGACAACTGAGCTGAAAATGGCAGTGCGCCAGACAAGTACAGACTGGTGACGAGGATCTGCGGCCCGCAGCCGGGTAAGAGGCCAATCACAATGCCAAGTGCAGGCATCCATACGCCCCAATTCCCCCAATTTGCGCCAATTTCAAATCCCGTAAAGTGCAAAGTTAATTCGAAGGCAAGAAAGGCGATGATCACCCACGCACTCACGAAGTTGGTATCTTGCGCGGCTTTTTGCATCGGGTGTGAAGTGCGGATTTTATCGTCCTCACTCACGGTGGATTGATAATCTTCAATTTCTTGCGTGAGCGCCCACAGCAACATACTGCTAACGGCCAGTAAAGCGCCTACCCATTCGATACTCATTTCAGGCAGTGACAACACTTGGTTGATGTCGATTTGAAATGAAGAGGCAAACGCCACTAGGGATGCAGGGAGTAAAAGGTATTTCCAGAATAACCCTTGGAGATTGATCGCTTTAAAAGAGACGGCGCTAGTGGCGGAGCAGCAAGATGTCCGCAGTTTATTGCTCAGTTCCGTGAGCGCGGGACGCATAAAATCATCCCGATGCAGAGCATTGATCACCAGACCTGTGACGCAACCTGTAATAACCCCAATCCCAATCACATAAAGCCCAGTCACCGGTTGACTAGCCAGTAGCAAGAATGCCGCATCGCCCATGGTGGCTGTTAATACCGCGACCAAAGCTCCAAAACCCACTTTGCCGCTGACAAATTGAGTTGTGACAACAATCGCCCCTCCGCAGCCCGGCAAAGCACCGAGTAGAGCGGCAATCACCACTTGTAGGTTTCGCGAGCGGTGATAAGCGCTGACCAAAGCGTGTGCACCATCAAGCCAACGAGAAACCCAATGATAAATCGCTAAAGTAAAGGCCACATAGGTTGACACTGCCCAGAATGAATCGGCTAAGGTTTCGACTGTCACTGTGCGAGTATTCTCACTGACAAGCAAAGCAAAGAGAGCGATAGGCAGCAGCAGTCGCTTGTATCTGAGGTTAAACAGAGAGACAAGGACGCGATGATTTGCCATGTTTGACCATTTTAAAGAGTTCATAGAATACCGCGCGCAATGAATGAGAATTATTATCGATAATATAGTTGAGAACTATTCGCAATTTCAAGAGAGTTGTAGGCAGAAAAAGGTTTTTTTGATTTAGCACCATGAAGAAATTATGAAATTGAGTAGAGTGCACCCTTTGTTTACGCCCGTTTGATGGCAAAGAGAAAATAGGTAACAGAATGATTTTAGTC containing:
- a CDS encoding putative manganese transporter — encoded protein: MNSLKWSNMANHRVLVSLFNLRYKRLLLPIALFALLVSENTRTVTVETLADSFWAVSTYVAFTLAIYHWVSRWLDGAHALVSAYHRSRNLQVVIAALLGALPGCGGAIVVTTQFVSGKVGFGALVAVLTATMGDAAFLLLASQPVTGLYVIGIGVITGCVTGLVINALHRDDFMRPALTELSNKLRTSCCSATSAVSFKAINLQGLFWKYLLLPASLVAFASSFQIDINQVLSLPEMSIEWVGALLAVSSMLLWALTQEIEDYQSTVSEDDKIRTSHPMQKAAQDTNFVSAWVIIAFLAFELTLHFTGFEIGANWGNWGVWMPALGIVIGLLPGCGPQILVTSLYLSGALPFSAQLSNAISNDGDALFPAIALAPKAALMATLYSSIPAAIVGYGYFWLFEI